GGGACCGGAGCCGCGCTTGGCGGGGCCCGGGGGAACGGGGTGAGCGCGGGGGGGCGAGGGAGGGGGGCGGCACCGCAGCGAGGGGCGGTGGCACGGCCGTACCCTCCCCTCGGTGGCGGGGTCCCCTCAGGGGACAGGGGAGGCGTGTGaggcggaggaggaggatgcGGGGCGGAGGGGGGGGCGTAGGCCGGGCCCGCCTCCCTCCCCTCAGGGCTGCGGAGCGGGGGGCGGGATGTGTGATCCCGCTCCACCGGGGCTGCATGATCCACGGAGCGCTCCCGGGGGTGGGGGTCTCCCGGCTGGCTTCCGAGGCACACGGCGGAGGTGCCGGAGAGAGGAGCGAGTTGCCCCTCGCGGCCACCCCCCGGCACCTCCGCCGTTTGCAAGCGGTTGCAACAGCACCTCTGAATTCCCTAAAATTCCAGTGTGATCGTTTATGCGCCTTACTATTAAAAACGTCAAAATTCAAACTCTTGTCTTCTTCCAGGTAGCTTTGAAACTGGCCCAGATGGCCGGGCTTTTTCggagggaaaggagcagctccctggtgAAAGTGGTGGAGACTCCCGGGacacctgcacagctctggagcaAGAGGTAGAGAACACTCATCTTTTCTGGGACATATTTCATAGAGAGGTGAAATATTCATGCTTTTAGCACCCAGAAAGACAGACTGCTCTAAACCACAGGCTTCCTGCACCCTGAGGGGTCAGAGCAGCTGTCACATCACGCTGGTTTGTCCCAAAGTGGCACCTCAGCAGTTCTGGTCCTTTATTGTTCTTCTCTGACCACATAAATTTAGCCTACATAAAACCAAGTTGTGTTCTTAACAGGCATTCCCAAAGCTCACAGTGACATGTTTTCTTGGAGTGATCCTGTTTCTTAGTGTTTTCCACCTTGAGGGAACCATCCATGGTTATTTGGGGTGATGGTGCAGTCACAGCAATTGTTAATTCAGCTCTTCATAACGTTCCTTGAGCACTTTCTTGGGGGTTGGTTTGTTCCCTCGCAGTTGCACATCCTGCCCACAACTCACACTCATGTTAATGTGCAGCAGGAAGTTCCTCCTCTGAAGCAATCATGGAGTGAGAGTTTGATGCTATTTTAAGAAGAGTTTCTCAGGCAGCCAAATTGAGTGAAAGAGATCggttttatttcagctgacCGTTTACCAGTCGAGCTGGCGGTAGAAAcctataaaaacattttatttcaccaGCACACAACTCAAGAAAAGCCTGCTAAGGGAGATTAATGTAGAACCTCGTCAACATGAAAGCCAGAAGAGCTTACAGGAGGTGTATTCTGTTGAACAGGAAACAGTCTGAGCTTCCCTTATTAATGGATGAGAGTgtcaaagtaaaaaaaaaggttaaaaattgCTCATTACAGTAGAAAACTTGCTGATCCAGAGAGGCAGAATCTGCCTCACAATcgaaaaatgaaaatacagtgaGTAATCCCACCCTGAAGAGGAACAGCATCCGTTGCCTTCCAGAAAAAGGTGTGGTGTTGACGATAATTCCTCAGCCCTGTTCAGCCACATGTAGGGGTTCAGATTGATTCGCTCTGGAGATGGTCTTGCCCACTGCACTAGGTTGGTAGCAGAAaggatgggaaaaagaaatacaagagaACCTTGGTTTCTCTGAGAATTTCTGAGGGAATTCCTTTTAAGCAGAGACCAAGAACAAGTGAGAATATGAAAAACTGGATGAGAAATGATCTGCAAAACACATAGGGAAAGGTATTTAGAGCTACAAATGGACGCCTTTTATgatatttcaggagaaaatacaTCCAACAGGTAACACTGGCTCTTAATAGTTGCAAAAAAGTGCAGTTCAGAAAAAgtttaacataattttattcagggaagagaaaaatattgttgaTTGGAGTTCCCCATGTCTGGGAACACGCATCTTCACATATTCATTATGTGCATGGGTGAAGGATGCAGTGTCTTAACACCAGCCTTCTGTGATTGCAGATGATGAAGTTTTGCTGTTAAAGCAGTTTGGTCACAGGGGGCTCCAACAGAAAACAGCACCGGGACAACATCACAGCGAGACGCCCACAGGCTCGAGTTCTGTTTGACATGGCCATGTTCTACTAGACCTGCCATGACggcattttttcccagtgttcccaACTGGATTCAAGATgcaaagcaggaggaggaagagacaGGCTGGAAATTAGTCCCCAGACCAAGAGGTGAAGAGACCGAAAGTCAGGGAAAATGCCAGTGTGAACTATCAGAGCCCTCCTTCCCTCACGTGGACAAGCTGAGAACTCACACACTTTCCCATTCGGAGCAGAGGCCCTACAACTGCCCCCAGCTGCACTGTGGCAAGGCCTTTGCCTCCAAGTACAAGCTCTATAGGTAGGTATCTGCAAGTGCCtctgcccagcagtgccaggagagaggggaaaCCCCCTCCCTTGTGTGTCTTTGCTTGAATTTCTGAGAAGCTGGAGGAGGGGAAATGCCCTTTTACCTTGCAAAGCTGTTGAGTCCCAGACATTACCATACTTGGCATCTCTTTACGCACCTTCCAGAGAACTTCAGCTAATGCTGTGTCCTGAGCTCGAggtgttttctgtttcactgaGGAGGAAATAGGAACAGAAAGTGAAGTTCATagattgaaaaacaaaatgaaaagcaagaatAGTGTTTGCATTCATAAGTCTTGCCTCTAATCGCAGGGATAATTCCATGACAGCTTTTGCTTCAGTATGGAGGAGTTCCCATTTATGTAGTAAAGtacaacacaaaataatttaacaggGACGGCTGAGAACTTGAAATCAGATGAACCACAGTGTGGGAGAGTATGAGATACCAAGGTGAAATCAGACCACAGTGGCTGTAAGCAGACTTGGGCATAGCCTGACCCTCCTGATGAGCTGAAGTTTTCTGCTAATGTCACAAACTAGGGAGGTTTTCTTTGGCAGcctcagcagagagcaggagctgaggagagacagctgctgggacagactGTAGGTTTTGCCTGAAGCATTGTGCTCCTGTGCTCCTTGTTTAGTGGAGATAAAATGCCATCTGGGATTTTTGTGGCATAAAGTGTAGGACACaaggaaaattttggaaaacTAGCATGTGTTCCCTCAGGGGCTGGATGTTTGTCTgacctttcctgcttttctcacCTAAGGCATATGGCCACGCACTCTGCTCAGAAGCCTCACCAGTGCATGTACTGCGAGAAGATGTTTCACCGGAAGGATCACCTTCGGAACCACCTGCAGACCCACGATCCCAACAAGGAGGCCCTGCACTGTCCCGAGTGCGGCAAGAACTACAACACCAAACTGGGCTTCAGGCGACACCTGGCCATGCATGCGGCTGCCAGCGGTGACCTCAGCTGCAAGGTGTGCCTCCAGACCTTTGAGAGCACCCAGGTCCTGCTGGAGCACCTCAAAGCTCATTCCAGGCGGGCTTCAGGCGGGGCGAAGGAAAAGAAGCATCCGTGTGACCACTGCGATCGGCGCTTCTACACCCGGAAAGACGTGCGGAGACACCTGGTAGTGCACACGGGGCGGAAGGACTTCTTGTGCCAGTACTGTGCTCAGAGGTTTGGGAGGAAAGACCACCTGACCAGGCACATGAAGAAAAGCCACTCCCAGGAACTGCTGAAGATTAAGACGGAGCCAGTGGACATGTTGGGtctgctcagctgcagttcCTCTGTGGCAGTGAAGGAAGAGCTGAGTCCTGTCCTGTGTATGGCATCCAGAGACATGATGGGTGGTAAGAGTTTCCCTGGCATGCTGCCCGTGGGCATGTACAGCACACATCTCCAAACCATGCCAAGCTCAGGGATGCCCCATTCTTTGGTTCCTAATTCTCTTCCAATGGGAATGAGCTATCCTCTGGAGTCTTcttctcccatctcctccccatCGCAACCTCCTCCAAAGTATCAGCTTGGATCTACCTCATATTTGCCTGAGAAGCTACCCAAAGTAGAGGTGGACAGCTTTTTGTCAGACTTCCCTGGCAGCCTGTCTCTCTCATCTGGTGATCCTCAGTCCTCTTCGCCTCAGCCACCTGCCCTGGATGAGGCTTTGCTTTCCAAGAGCCCTGCTAACCTCTCAGAGGCTCTCTGTGCTGCTAACATGGACTTTTCTCATCTTCTTGGCTTCCTCCCCCTAAATCTTCCTCCTTGCAATCCACCTGTCTCATCGGGGGGATTGGTCATGGGCTACTCGCAGGGGGAGGCGCAGCCACTGCTCACCACTTTGCAACATCAACCTCAAGAGTCTCCCGGAGCCGGGGCCTCACTGAACTTTGGGCCCCTTCATTCATTGCCCCCCGTCTTCACCTCCAGCTTGAGCACAACCACGCTGCCACGGTTCCACCAGGCATTCCAATAAGCTGGAAATAGCACTGGAGAACAGATCTTTCAGTCACCCTTTTGTGGAGAGCCTTAAAAACGCACAACTCTTCCTTCCTTGGGGGTGTGAaagctctggcagagctgggtcaGACAGGAGGTTTCTGATCTTGGAGGGAGCACTTGTAGACTGGAACAGCCGATACCCTGTGTGAGTCCCAGTCCTGTACAGCGGAAGATTTCAGCTGATAGACTGGATatattttatctaatttttaaTCTGTGAATCAGGAGCCGCGCTTAGCACTGACCTTCCCTGAGAATGCTGGAGC
This is a stretch of genomic DNA from Parus major isolate Abel chromosome 20, Parus_major1.1, whole genome shotgun sequence. It encodes these proteins:
- the PLAGL2 gene encoding zinc finger protein PLAGL2 isoform X1; this translates as MTAFFPSVPNWIQDAKQEEEETGWKLVPRPRGEETESQGKCQCELSEPSFPHVDKLRTHTLSHSEQRPYNCPQLHCGKAFASKYKLYRHMATHSAQKPHQCMYCEKMFHRKDHLRNHLQTHDPNKEALHCPECGKNYNTKLGFRRHLAMHAAASGDLSCKVCLQTFESTQVLLEHLKAHSRRASGGAKEKKHPCDHCDRRFYTRKDVRRHLVVHTGRKDFLCQYCAQRFGRKDHLTRHMKKSHSQELLKIKTEPVDMLGLLSCSSSVAVKEELSPVLCMASRDMMGGKSFPGMLPVGMYSTHLQTMPSSGMPHSLVPNSLPMGMSYPLESSSPISSPSQPPPKYQLGSTSYLPEKLPKVEVDSFLSDFPGSLSLSSGDPQSSSPQPPALDEALLSKSPANLSEALCAANMDFSHLLGFLPLNLPPCNPPVSSGGLVMGYSQGEAQPLLTTLQHQPQESPGAGASLNFGPLHSLPPVFTSSLSTTTLPRFHQAFQ
- the PLAGL2 gene encoding zinc finger protein PLAGL2 isoform X2, with product MAGLFRRERSSSLVKVVETPGTPAQLWSKRHMATHSAQKPHQCMYCEKMFHRKDHLRNHLQTHDPNKEALHCPECGKNYNTKLGFRRHLAMHAAASGDLSCKVCLQTFESTQVLLEHLKAHSRRASGGAKEKKHPCDHCDRRFYTRKDVRRHLVVHTGRKDFLCQYCAQRFGRKDHLTRHMKKSHSQELLKIKTEPVDMLGLLSCSSSVAVKEELSPVLCMASRDMMGGKSFPGMLPVGMYSTHLQTMPSSGMPHSLVPNSLPMGMSYPLESSSPISSPSQPPPKYQLGSTSYLPEKLPKVEVDSFLSDFPGSLSLSSGDPQSSSPQPPALDEALLSKSPANLSEALCAANMDFSHLLGFLPLNLPPCNPPVSSGGLVMGYSQGEAQPLLTTLQHQPQESPGAGASLNFGPLHSLPPVFTSSLSTTTLPRFHQAFQ